One Leclercia pneumoniae genomic region harbors:
- a CDS encoding gamma-glutamylcyclotransferase family protein: MRIFVYGSLRTKQGNSHWMTNAQLLGNYNVENYQLYSLGHYPGAVPGNGTVQGEVYRIDNATLAELDALRTRGGEYARQLIQTPYGSAWMYVYQRPVEGLTLIESGNWLDRDQY; the protein is encoded by the coding sequence ATGCGAATATTTGTCTACGGCAGTTTACGAACCAAGCAAGGCAACAGCCACTGGATGACCAACGCCCAGTTGCTGGGTAATTACAATGTCGAGAACTACCAGTTGTACAGTCTGGGCCACTATCCAGGCGCGGTTCCGGGAAACGGAACGGTACAAGGTGAGGTCTACCGCATTGATAATGCCACGCTAGCCGAACTTGATGCCTTGCGCACCAGGGGCGGTGAATATGCACGCCAGTTGATCCAGACGCCATACGGGAGTGCATGGATGTACGTGTACCAACGTCCGGTCGAAGGCTTAACGCTGATTGAAAGCGGCAATTGGTTAGACAGAGACCAGTACTGA
- a CDS encoding AbrB/MazE/SpoVT family DNA-binding domain-containing protein, producing the protein MRITIKKWGNSAGVIIPGAIMKELNMQVGQSMEAQVVDNQVVLKPLSKRYTLEELLAQCDPNAAPATEDELWGNAGPMGNEVW; encoded by the coding sequence ATGCGTATTACGATTAAGAAATGGGGAAATAGCGCTGGGGTCATCATCCCCGGCGCCATCATGAAAGAACTTAACATGCAGGTGGGACAGAGTATGGAAGCTCAGGTCGTTGATAATCAGGTGGTACTTAAACCTCTCAGTAAGCGTTACACCCTTGAAGAACTGCTGGCGCAGTGCGATCCGAACGCGGCGCCCGCCACGGAAGATGAACTGTGGGGCAATGCAGGGCCGATGGGCAATGAAGTATGGTGA
- a CDS encoding type II toxin-antitoxin system ChpB family toxin, with protein MVRALTYDRGDIVLVNFSPANGHEQQGAGRPALVLSLSTFNQTGMVLVAPITQGGSYARYAGFAVPVSCEEGDVQGAVLVNQLRMMDLHARQAKKIAIATDEVVEDALLRLQAIID; from the coding sequence ATGGTGAGGGCGTTGACGTACGATCGGGGCGATATCGTGCTGGTCAACTTTTCTCCTGCAAACGGCCATGAACAGCAAGGCGCTGGTCGGCCAGCGCTGGTGCTTTCCCTCAGTACGTTTAATCAGACCGGTATGGTGCTGGTGGCCCCCATTACGCAGGGCGGTAGTTATGCCCGCTACGCCGGGTTTGCCGTGCCTGTAAGCTGCGAAGAGGGGGATGTGCAGGGGGCCGTGCTGGTTAATCAGCTCCGGATGATGGATCTGCATGCCCGGCAGGCGAAAAAGATCGCCATCGCAACGGATGAGGTCGTAGAGGATGCCCTGCTGCGTCTGCAGGCCATTATCGACTGA
- a CDS encoding methyl-accepting chemotaxis protein — MKLNTLTIGQRLGLLASLLLLATLFIGLRGLAINSNSLTQNEQIMTMEQTITESIDTARNAQVQFKIQVQEWKNTLLRGAQGQAAFDKYKAAFIRESQNTQALLTHLSELLPKIGMDNQQVLATRAIHAGLQQQYLSALNAYRVGDVTSAQEVDKQVTGIDREPTKRIDEVVAQTLAHAKALHQHTIAQNQARFQETRWMLLLAMALTLAAGLLVTWWLIRSITRPLAQAVSIARTVAAGDLQSRFTIAGRDETAELMRALQEMNVNLTRIVSGVRSGTETIATASAQIASGSHELSSRNEAQASALEQTAASMEELTSVVKSNAENSQTASDLARSAHQVARQGEQAVERAVQTMNEIHNFSSEINTIISMIDSIAFQTNILALNAAVEAARAGSEGRGFAVVAAEVRALAQRSAAAAKEIRVLIDRSVSRIDEGNGQVKEAGAAMADILHSVSKVSELIEAISHASHEQSNGIDQVNVAVTHMDTATQQNATLSQESSAAARAMHRQAEQLLDTVQIFKLRQEGN; from the coding sequence ATGAAACTCAACACACTCACCATCGGCCAACGACTGGGGCTGCTGGCCTCGCTGCTCCTGCTTGCGACGTTATTTATCGGTTTGCGTGGGTTGGCGATAAACAGCAACAGCCTGACGCAGAATGAACAGATTATGACGATGGAACAGACCATTACCGAGAGCATTGATACCGCGCGTAATGCGCAGGTGCAGTTCAAGATCCAGGTTCAGGAGTGGAAGAACACCCTGCTGCGCGGGGCTCAGGGGCAGGCGGCGTTCGATAAATATAAAGCGGCCTTTATTCGCGAGAGCCAGAACACCCAGGCGCTCTTAACGCACCTGAGCGAACTGCTGCCGAAAATCGGGATGGATAATCAGCAGGTGCTGGCGACACGGGCGATCCACGCCGGGCTGCAGCAGCAGTATCTGTCGGCGCTGAACGCCTATCGGGTGGGTGATGTGACCAGCGCACAGGAGGTGGATAAACAGGTGACCGGCATTGACCGCGAGCCGACAAAAAGGATCGACGAGGTGGTTGCCCAAACGCTGGCCCACGCAAAAGCGCTCCACCAGCACACCATTGCCCAGAACCAGGCGCGCTTTCAGGAGACGCGCTGGATGCTCCTGCTGGCCATGGCGTTGACGCTCGCGGCAGGACTGCTGGTAACCTGGTGGCTGATTCGCAGTATTACCCGCCCGCTGGCACAGGCAGTGAGCATTGCCCGCACCGTGGCGGCCGGCGATTTGCAGTCACGCTTTACCATTGCCGGTCGCGATGAGACCGCCGAACTGATGCGCGCACTGCAGGAGATGAACGTCAATCTGACGCGCATTGTCTCTGGCGTGCGTAGCGGCACCGAGACCATCGCCACCGCCTCAGCACAAATTGCCAGCGGTAGCCATGAGCTCTCTTCGCGAAATGAAGCCCAGGCCAGCGCGCTGGAGCAGACAGCCGCCTCGATGGAGGAGTTGACGTCGGTGGTGAAGAGCAACGCAGAGAATTCGCAGACTGCCAGCGATCTCGCCCGTAGCGCCCATCAGGTAGCCCGGCAGGGTGAGCAAGCGGTGGAACGCGCGGTACAGACCATGAACGAGATTCATAACTTCTCCAGCGAAATCAACACCATTATTAGCATGATCGACAGTATCGCCTTCCAGACCAATATTCTGGCGCTGAACGCCGCCGTCGAAGCCGCCCGTGCCGGTAGCGAAGGGCGAGGCTTTGCGGTGGTGGCGGCGGAAGTGCGTGCCCTGGCGCAACGCTCCGCGGCTGCGGCGAAAGAGATTCGGGTGTTGATCGACCGCTCGGTCAGTCGCATCGACGAAGGGAACGGCCAGGTGAAAGAGGCCGGCGCGGCAATGGCAGATATCCTGCACAGCGTGAGTAAAGTGAGCGAGCTGATCGAGGCGATTTCTCATGCCAGCCATGAACAGAGCAACGGGATCGACCAGGTCAACGTGGCAGTCACCCATATGGACACCGCCACGCAGCAGAATGCGACGCTCTCGCAGGAGTCCTCAGCCGCGGCCAGGGCCATGCACCGCCAGGCGGAGCAGCTGCTGGACACGGTGCAGATCTTTAAGCTGCGCCAGGAAGGGAATTAA
- the ppa gene encoding inorganic diphosphatase produces the protein MSLLNVPAGKELPEDIYVVIEIPANADPIKYEIDKDTGALFVDRFMSTAMFYPCNYGYINNTLSLDGDPVDVLVPTPYPLQPGSVIRCRPVGVLKMTDEAGEDAKLVAVPHTKLSKEYDHIKDVNDLPELLKAQISHFFEHYKDLEKGKWVKVDGWDNAEAAKAEIVASFERAAKK, from the coding sequence ATGAGCTTACTCAACGTCCCTGCGGGTAAAGAACTGCCAGAAGACATCTATGTAGTTATCGAAATCCCGGCTAACGCCGATCCGATCAAATACGAAATCGACAAAGACACCGGCGCACTGTTTGTTGACCGTTTCATGTCTACCGCGATGTTCTATCCGTGCAACTACGGCTACATCAATAACACCCTGTCTCTGGATGGTGACCCGGTTGACGTTCTGGTCCCTACGCCGTACCCACTGCAGCCAGGCTCAGTGATTCGCTGCCGTCCGGTTGGCGTGCTGAAAATGACTGACGAAGCGGGCGAAGATGCGAAGCTGGTTGCTGTACCGCACACCAAACTGAGCAAAGAGTACGATCACATTAAAGATGTGAACGACCTGCCAGAGCTGCTGAAAGCGCAGATCTCCCACTTCTTCGAGCACTACAAAGATCTCGAGAAAGGCAAATGGGTTAAAGTTGACGGCTGGGACAACGCAGAAGCGGCGAAAGCTGAGATCGTTGCCTCCTTCGAGCGCGCAGCGAAGAAGTAA
- the ytfQ gene encoding galactofuranose ABC transporter substrate-binding protein YtfQ: MWKRLLLVTAVSAAMSSMAMAAPLTVGFSQVGSESGWRAAETSVAKSEAEKRGITLKVADGQQKQENQIKAVRSFIAQGVDAIFIAPVVATGWEPVLKEAKDAEIPVFLLDRSVDVKDKSLYMTTVTANNVLEGQLIGEWLIKEVNGKPCNVVELQGTVGASVAIDRKKGFAEAIAKAPNIKIIRSQSGDFTRSKGKEVMESFIKAENNGKNICMVYAHNDDMVIGAIQAIKEAGLKPGKDILTGSIDGVPDIYKAMIDGEANASVELTPNMAGPAFDALEKFKKDGTLPEKVTITKSTLYLPDTAKEELEKKKNMGY; the protein is encoded by the coding sequence ATGTGGAAGCGCTTACTTCTCGTCACAGCAGTTTCGGCAGCCATGTCGTCTATGGCAATGGCCGCCCCTTTAACCGTAGGATTCTCGCAGGTCGGCTCTGAGTCCGGCTGGCGCGCCGCTGAGACCAGCGTCGCCAAAAGCGAGGCGGAGAAACGCGGCATTACGCTGAAGGTTGCCGACGGCCAGCAAAAGCAGGAAAACCAGATCAAAGCTGTGCGTTCGTTTATTGCGCAGGGCGTTGACGCCATCTTCATCGCGCCGGTGGTGGCGACCGGCTGGGAACCGGTTTTGAAAGAGGCAAAAGACGCTGAAATTCCGGTCTTCTTGCTCGACCGATCAGTGGACGTCAAAGACAAATCTCTCTATATGACCACCGTCACCGCCAACAACGTTCTGGAAGGACAATTAATAGGCGAATGGCTGATCAAAGAGGTCAACGGCAAGCCCTGTAACGTAGTGGAGCTGCAGGGGACCGTGGGCGCCAGCGTCGCCATCGATCGTAAGAAGGGCTTCGCCGAGGCCATCGCCAAAGCGCCAAACATTAAAATCATCCGCTCTCAGTCCGGCGACTTTACCCGCAGTAAAGGTAAAGAGGTCATGGAGAGCTTTATCAAAGCGGAAAACAACGGCAAGAACATCTGCATGGTTTACGCCCATAACGATGACATGGTGATCGGGGCTATTCAGGCCATCAAAGAGGCGGGTCTGAAGCCAGGTAAAGATATCCTCACCGGCTCCATCGACGGCGTACCGGATATCTATAAAGCGATGATCGACGGTGAAGCCAATGCCAGCGTCGAGCTGACGCCGAACATGGCGGGCCCGGCCTTCGACGCGCTGGAAAAATTCAAGAAAGACGGCACCCTGCCAGAGAAAGTCACCATCACCAAGTCCACTCTCTATCTGCCTGATACTGCAAAAGAAGAGTTAGAGAAAAAGAAAAATATGGGCTACTGA
- the ytfR gene encoding galactofuranose ABC transporter, ATP-binding protein YtfR: MTTDQHQEILRTEGLCKYFPGVKALDGVDFSLRRGEIMALLGENGAGKSTLIKALTGVYHADRGTIWLEGNAISPKNTAHAQQLGIGTVYQEVNLLPNMSVADNLFIGREPRRFGLLRRKEMEARATRLMESYGFSLDVREPLNRFSVAMQQIVAICRAIDLSAKVLILDEPTASLDTQEVEMLFTLMRQLRDQGVSLIFVTHFLDQVYAVSDRITVLRNGSFVGCRETRELPQIELVKMMLGRELDTHALQRAGRTLLSDKPVAAFKDYGKKGTIAPFDLEVRPGEIVGLAGLLGSGRTETAEVIFGIKPADSGTALIKGKPQTLRSPHHASCLGIGFCPEDRKTDGIIAAASVRENIILALQAQRGWLRPIPRKEQNAIAERFIRQLGIRTPSAEQPIEFLSGGNQQKVLLSRWLLTKPQFLILDEPTRGIDVGAHAEIIRLIETLCADGLALLVISSELEELVGYADRVIIMRDRKQVAEIPLDALSVPAIMNAIAA; the protein is encoded by the coding sequence ATGACAACTGACCAACATCAGGAAATCCTTCGCACTGAGGGGCTCTGTAAATACTTCCCCGGCGTCAAAGCGCTGGATGGTGTCGACTTTAGTCTGCGTCGCGGGGAGATCATGGCGCTGCTGGGTGAAAACGGCGCCGGCAAATCGACCCTCATCAAGGCGCTGACCGGGGTCTATCATGCCGACCGGGGTACCATCTGGCTGGAAGGGAACGCCATCTCTCCGAAAAATACGGCCCATGCCCAGCAGCTGGGGATTGGCACGGTCTACCAGGAGGTGAATCTGCTGCCGAACATGTCGGTGGCTGATAATCTGTTTATTGGTCGGGAACCAAGACGCTTTGGCCTGCTACGCCGCAAAGAGATGGAGGCGCGCGCCACCCGGCTGATGGAATCTTATGGCTTCTCGCTCGACGTGCGCGAGCCGCTCAACCGCTTTTCCGTGGCGATGCAGCAAATCGTCGCCATCTGCCGTGCTATCGACCTCTCGGCGAAGGTACTGATCCTCGACGAGCCCACCGCCAGCCTCGATACCCAGGAGGTCGAAATGCTCTTCACCCTGATGCGCCAGCTGCGTGATCAGGGGGTAAGCCTGATTTTCGTCACCCACTTCCTCGATCAGGTATATGCGGTGAGCGACCGCATTACCGTGCTGCGTAACGGAAGCTTTGTCGGTTGCCGCGAAACCCGCGAACTGCCGCAGATCGAGCTGGTGAAAATGATGCTGGGGCGCGAACTCGACACCCATGCGTTGCAACGCGCGGGCCGCACGCTGTTAAGCGATAAACCCGTGGCGGCATTTAAGGACTACGGTAAAAAAGGGACCATTGCGCCGTTCGATCTGGAGGTTCGTCCCGGTGAGATCGTCGGCCTGGCGGGGCTGTTAGGCTCCGGACGCACCGAAACCGCTGAAGTGATTTTTGGCATTAAGCCTGCCGATAGCGGTACGGCCCTGATCAAGGGCAAGCCGCAGACCTTGCGATCTCCCCATCACGCCTCCTGTCTGGGGATTGGCTTCTGCCCGGAAGATCGTAAAACCGACGGCATTATTGCCGCTGCCTCGGTACGGGAAAATATCATACTGGCGCTGCAGGCCCAGCGCGGCTGGCTGCGCCCGATCCCACGTAAAGAGCAGAACGCCATTGCTGAGCGCTTTATCCGCCAGCTAGGGATCCGCACCCCCAGCGCCGAGCAGCCCATTGAATTCCTCTCCGGCGGTAATCAGCAAAAAGTGCTGCTCTCCCGCTGGCTTCTCACCAAACCGCAATTCCTGATCCTTGATGAGCCCACGCGTGGCATCGACGTGGGGGCGCATGCGGAGATCATTCGCCTGATCGAAACCCTGTGTGCCGACGGGCTGGCGCTGCTGGTCATCTCGTCCGAGCTGGAGGAGCTGGTGGGTTACGCCGATCGCGTCATCATTATGCGCGATCGCAAGCAGGTGGCAGAGATCCCGCTGGATGCGCTTTCCGTTCCGGCAATTATGAATGCCATCGCGGCATAA
- the ytfT gene encoding galactofuranose ABC transporter, ATP-binding protein YtfT, giving the protein MSRTVPQTGQPKRRFSWPTGMPQIIALLLVLVVDSLVAPHFFQIVLQDGRLFGSPIDILNRAAPVALLAIGMTLVIATGGIDLSVGAVMAIAGATAASMTVAGHSLPVVLLVTLGTGVLAGLWNGVLVAILKIQPFVATLILMVAGRGVAQLITSGQIVTFNAPNLAWIGSGSLLFFPTPVIIVVVTLIAFWLFTRKTALGMFIEAVGINIRAAKNAGVSTRLMVMLTYVLSGVCAAIAGVIVAADIRGADANNAGLWLELDAILAVVIGGGSLMGGRFNLLLSVIGALIIQGMNTGILLSGFPPELNQVVKAVVVLCVLIVQSPRFISIIKGMRGHDKT; this is encoded by the coding sequence ATGTCTCGTACAGTCCCCCAAACCGGGCAGCCCAAACGCCGTTTTTCCTGGCCCACCGGCATGCCGCAAATTATCGCGCTCCTGCTGGTATTGGTGGTCGATAGCCTTGTGGCGCCGCATTTCTTTCAGATTGTGTTGCAGGATGGCCGTCTGTTCGGCAGCCCGATTGATATTTTAAACCGCGCCGCGCCGGTGGCGCTGCTGGCCATCGGGATGACGCTGGTGATCGCCACCGGCGGCATTGACCTGTCGGTCGGGGCGGTGATGGCGATCGCGGGCGCGACCGCCGCCTCAATGACCGTGGCCGGGCATAGCCTGCCGGTGGTGCTGCTGGTGACGCTGGGCACCGGCGTGCTGGCAGGACTATGGAACGGTGTGCTGGTGGCGATCCTCAAAATCCAGCCCTTCGTGGCAACCTTAATCTTGATGGTGGCTGGACGCGGAGTGGCGCAGTTGATCACCTCTGGGCAGATCGTCACCTTTAATGCGCCGAACCTGGCCTGGATCGGCAGCGGCTCGCTGCTCTTCTTCCCGACTCCGGTGATCATTGTGGTGGTCACGCTGATCGCCTTCTGGCTCTTCACCCGCAAAACGGCCCTCGGCATGTTTATCGAAGCGGTGGGGATTAACATTCGCGCGGCAAAAAACGCCGGAGTCAGTACCCGCCTGATGGTGATGCTGACGTACGTGCTGAGCGGCGTCTGTGCAGCCATTGCCGGGGTGATTGTCGCGGCAGATATACGCGGTGCCGATGCGAATAACGCCGGCCTCTGGCTGGAGCTGGACGCCATTCTGGCGGTGGTCATTGGCGGCGGCTCGCTGATGGGCGGGCGCTTTAACCTGCTGCTGTCGGTAATTGGTGCACTGATTATTCAGGGGATGAACACCGGGATCCTGCTGTCGGGATTCCCGCCGGAGCTCAATCAGGTGGTGAAAGCGGTGGTCGTGCTCTGTGTGCTGATCGTCCAGTCACCGCGCTTTATCAGTATAATTAAGGGGATGCGTGGTCATGATAAAACGTAA
- the yjfF gene encoding galactofuranose ABC transporter, permease protein YjfF, with the protein MIKRNLPLMITLGVFVLGYLYCLTQFPGFASTRVICNILTDNAFLGIIAVGMTFVILSGGIDLSVGSVIAFTGVFLAKAIGFWGISPLLAFPLVLIMGCAFGAFMGLLIDALKIPAFIITLAGMFFLRGVSYLVSEESIPINHPIYDTLSSLAWKIPGGGRLSILGLVMLGVVVIGIFLAHRTRFGNEVYAIGGSATSANLMGISTRSTTIRIYMLSTGLATLAGIVFSIYTQAGYALAGVGVELDAIASVVIGGTLLSGGVGTVLGTLFGVAIQGLIQTYINFDGTLSSWWTKIAIGILLFVFIALQRGLTVLWENRQSSPVTRVGTPGARQ; encoded by the coding sequence ATGATAAAACGTAACTTACCGCTAATGATCACCCTCGGCGTCTTTGTGCTGGGGTATCTCTACTGCCTGACGCAATTCCCCGGCTTTGCCTCTACGCGGGTCATTTGCAACATCCTGACGGATAATGCGTTTCTTGGCATTATTGCGGTGGGGATGACCTTTGTGATCCTCTCCGGCGGGATTGATCTTTCGGTCGGCTCGGTGATCGCCTTCACCGGCGTTTTTCTCGCTAAGGCGATCGGCTTCTGGGGGATCTCACCGCTGCTGGCGTTCCCGCTGGTGCTGATCATGGGCTGTGCCTTCGGCGCTTTTATGGGGCTGCTGATCGACGCCCTGAAGATCCCGGCCTTTATCATCACCCTGGCGGGGATGTTCTTCCTGCGCGGCGTCAGTTATCTGGTCTCTGAAGAGTCGATTCCCATTAACCACCCGATCTATGACACCCTCTCCAGCCTGGCGTGGAAAATCCCCGGCGGCGGACGGCTCAGCATTCTGGGCCTGGTGATGCTGGGGGTGGTGGTGATCGGGATCTTCCTCGCGCACCGGACCCGCTTTGGTAACGAAGTTTATGCCATTGGCGGTAGCGCGACCTCAGCCAACCTGATGGGGATCTCCACCCGTAGCACCACCATTCGTATCTATATGCTCTCTACCGGGCTGGCGACGCTGGCGGGGATCGTCTTCTCCATTTATACCCAGGCGGGCTACGCGCTGGCGGGGGTTGGGGTGGAACTGGACGCCATTGCCTCTGTCGTTATCGGCGGTACGCTGTTGAGCGGCGGTGTCGGGACGGTACTGGGGACGTTGTTTGGTGTGGCAATCCAGGGGCTGATCCAGACCTATATCAACTTCGACGGCACCCTGAGTTCGTGGTGGACCAAGATTGCGATTGGCATTCTGCTGTTTGTCTTTATCGCTCTGCAGCGTGGCCTGACCGTACTCTGGGAGAACCGCCAGAGCTCACCGGTCACCCGGGTGGGCACCCCAGGAGCCAGGCAGTAA
- a CDS encoding methyl-accepting chemotaxis protein, producing MLKTLSIRTGLLSLLAVMTLLLLLVSGIGIYALTQSSSSLQRINHLQGEQLVQLNAGYTLILRARNEAGQAVRMMEVGLLDDAAKSVKNINAEFAQAQKTLKAVIDGGVTDPQGDALLKRVAVSFAAYKEKGIAPMQAALNEQSADAYYDLLENSLVPVARQFNNDMQAFQAWSETRGKAEVAAVQASKNRVMILIIVAALLTAGIIVLAWLALRHMLLKPLSSSIAQLEHVAAGDLTHALNAPASQEINRLNAAIEIMRQSLMESVLRVRDASAQIDTGSRELTAGNNHLAQRTESTATSLEQTAASMEEITATVRQNADNADQAHQLAQTVSDTADRGSEMVCYVIEKMRDIAGSSDRIADILSVIDGIAFQTNILALNASVEAARAGEQGRGFAVVAGEVRNLASRSADAAKEIRLLISDSQSHVNEGSELAQQAGETMDEIANEVMRMTKLMREIASASQEQSRGIEQVNIAVSQMDETAQQNAALVQQSSAATRSLEEQSRELIEAMSSFKLSMQQA from the coding sequence ATGCTTAAAACGCTATCGATTCGTACCGGCTTGCTTTCGTTACTGGCCGTTATGACCCTTCTGCTGCTGCTTGTCAGCGGTATTGGCATTTATGCCCTCACACAGAGTTCCTCCTCTTTGCAGCGCATCAACCACCTACAGGGTGAACAGCTAGTCCAGCTGAACGCGGGCTACACCCTGATCCTGCGCGCGCGCAACGAAGCGGGTCAGGCGGTTCGCATGATGGAGGTGGGGTTACTGGATGATGCCGCCAAATCGGTGAAAAACATCAACGCTGAATTCGCCCAGGCACAGAAAACATTAAAAGCCGTGATCGACGGTGGCGTGACCGATCCGCAGGGTGACGCGCTATTAAAGCGCGTTGCAGTGAGCTTTGCTGCCTATAAAGAGAAGGGGATCGCCCCGATGCAGGCTGCGCTGAATGAGCAGAGCGCCGATGCTTACTACGATCTGCTGGAAAACAGTCTGGTACCGGTGGCGCGTCAGTTTAATAACGACATGCAGGCTTTTCAGGCCTGGAGCGAAACCCGCGGCAAAGCTGAAGTGGCGGCGGTGCAGGCCAGTAAAAATCGGGTGATGATCCTCATCATCGTAGCCGCGCTGCTGACTGCGGGTATTATCGTGCTGGCCTGGCTGGCATTGCGCCATATGCTGCTGAAACCCCTCTCAAGCTCGATTGCCCAGTTAGAGCATGTGGCGGCAGGCGATCTGACCCACGCCCTGAATGCCCCGGCCAGCCAGGAGATTAACCGCCTGAATGCTGCCATCGAAATAATGCGTCAGTCCCTGATGGAGTCGGTGCTGCGGGTGCGCGATGCCAGTGCGCAGATTGATACCGGCAGCCGCGAACTGACTGCGGGCAACAACCACCTGGCCCAGCGGACCGAATCGACCGCGACCTCGCTCGAGCAGACGGCGGCCAGTATGGAAGAGATCACCGCTACGGTGCGGCAAAACGCCGATAATGCCGATCAGGCCCACCAGCTGGCGCAGACCGTCTCCGATACCGCTGACCGCGGTAGCGAGATGGTCTGTTATGTAATAGAGAAGATGCGCGATATCGCCGGCAGTTCTGACCGTATTGCCGATATTCTTAGCGTTATTGACGGTATCGCATTCCAGACCAATATCCTGGCGCTGAACGCCTCGGTGGAAGCGGCTCGTGCGGGTGAGCAGGGCCGGGGCTTTGCGGTCGTGGCGGGGGAAGTACGCAATCTGGCGAGCCGTAGCGCCGATGCCGCCAAAGAGATCCGCTTGCTTATTAGTGATTCTCAGTCACACGTGAACGAGGGCAGCGAGCTGGCGCAGCAGGCGGGCGAGACCATGGATGAGATTGCCAACGAAGTGATGCGAATGACAAAGCTGATGCGCGAAATCGCCAGTGCTTCGCAGGAGCAGAGCCGGGGCATTGAGCAGGTCAATATTGCCGTTAGCCAGATGGATGAAACCGCACAACAAAATGCGGCGCTGGTGCAGCAATCCTCTGCGGCGACGCGCTCGCTGGAAGAGCAGTCCCGCGAACTTATCGAAGCGATGTCATCCTTTAAACTGTCGATGCAGCAGGCATAG
- a CDS encoding LysR family transcriptional regulator: MKNLSRSSTGIDLNLIPVFIEVVRCGSMAKASLRLKMSRPAVSLALKRFGLLFSEPLFTRKGLFLEPTAEALRLTNELEKLLSLIHQNLAGEVATVEGVPPPVAAERLRTMPAASTV, translated from the coding sequence ATGAAAAATCTCTCACGCTCATCGACGGGTATCGATCTGAATTTAATTCCTGTTTTTATCGAAGTGGTTCGCTGCGGCAGCATGGCGAAGGCCTCATTACGGTTAAAAATGTCCCGCCCTGCGGTAAGCCTGGCATTAAAACGGTTTGGCTTGCTGTTTAGCGAGCCGCTGTTCACGCGCAAAGGGCTGTTTCTGGAACCGACCGCGGAAGCGCTGCGCCTGACCAACGAACTGGAGAAATTGCTGAGCCTGATTCATCAGAATCTGGCGGGGGAAGTGGCAACTGTAGAGGGCGTTCCGCCGCCTGTCGCGGCGGAACGCCTGCGTACTATGCCTGCTGCATCGACAGTTTAA